The following proteins are co-located in the Candidatus Competibacteraceae bacterium genome:
- a CDS encoding SLC26A/SulP transporter family protein has protein sequence MNVRSALLSDLRGGLIAAAVVLPQATAFGVTVFAPYLGTAPGALAGLFGAIGLLLISGAGGGTVGLISGPTGASMALLGGTAMLITTAGIPQDNIASALFAVTVCAGLLQLLIALAGGGRLMKFIPYPVIAGLTTGTGLLLILSQIKPLLGISYSGLWTQWSWLPMVTTVVAFCAVRYAPRYLPGVPGPIVGLFGGTAFYQILLYIANPPTVPKHWVIGTLPKLSEFHVAVDQFAAWPSLPWPLILHAAFALAVLSSLNTLLTSMLADTATGLRHNARRELLAQSIGQIAVGLTGGMAGAASVGGTTTAIRAGARRWAALAAGLLLLAILSFAGPLGQWLPTSALAGIIIASALNLVERDIVAWARRRRTRLDAAVALLVAGITVGYDLMMAVLAGLAIAILLFIRQQSRLPIIHRRTTAIERPSVRQRPAEQAALLARHGDRIVLYELRGNLFFAKADQLFEQMLPDLDRHAWIILHLRRVLHIDLSSVRLLQQIAARLGTHGGELLFCEVHENLGLGPSVERTLRRLSLSDRRINVRTFPSTDQALEYAENALLYALGYAPTVRERRIPLQELDLCQGMKPEEIAALAAVLRPLELARGENLFSAGDSGAELYLLLRGRVDIRILVTADRHKRLAVFGPGTLFGEVAFLDPGPRTAEATAMKPSELLVLNRADFSQLRETHPDAAVALLLALGQIQSRAMRWSAKEIQRLMQW, from the coding sequence ATGAACGTTCGTTCCGCTCTCCTCTCCGATCTGCGAGGCGGCCTGATCGCCGCCGCCGTGGTGCTGCCACAGGCCACCGCCTTCGGGGTGACCGTGTTCGCCCCCTACCTGGGCACCGCGCCGGGTGCGCTGGCCGGTTTATTCGGCGCCATCGGCCTGCTGCTGATTTCCGGCGCCGGCGGTGGCACGGTGGGCCTGATCAGCGGACCCACCGGCGCCAGCATGGCCTTGTTGGGCGGCACGGCGATGCTGATCACCACCGCCGGCATCCCGCAGGACAACATCGCGTCGGCTCTGTTCGCCGTCACCGTGTGCGCCGGACTGCTCCAACTGCTGATCGCGCTGGCCGGTGGCGGCCGGCTGATGAAATTCATCCCCTACCCGGTCATCGCCGGCTTGACCACCGGCACCGGCCTGTTGCTGATCCTGTCGCAAATCAAACCCCTGCTTGGCATCAGCTACAGTGGCCTGTGGACCCAATGGTCCTGGTTGCCGATGGTCACCACGGTGGTGGCGTTCTGCGCCGTCCGCTACGCTCCGCGCTACCTGCCGGGCGTTCCCGGCCCCATCGTCGGCCTGTTCGGCGGCACCGCGTTCTACCAAATCCTCCTGTACATCGCCAACCCGCCGACCGTGCCGAAACACTGGGTCATCGGCACCTTGCCCAAGCTGTCGGAATTCCACGTCGCCGTCGATCAATTCGCGGCTTGGCCTTCCTTGCCCTGGCCGCTGATCCTGCACGCCGCCTTCGCCCTGGCGGTGCTGTCGTCGCTCAACACCCTGTTGACCTCGATGCTGGCCGACACCGCCACCGGCCTGCGCCATAACGCCCGCCGCGAATTGCTGGCCCAAAGCATCGGCCAAATTGCCGTCGGCCTGACTGGAGGCATGGCCGGCGCGGCCAGCGTGGGCGGCACCACCACCGCCATCCGCGCCGGCGCCCGCCGCTGGGCCGCGCTGGCCGCCGGCCTGCTGCTGCTGGCGATACTGTCCTTCGCCGGCCCGCTCGGCCAATGGCTGCCGACCAGCGCGCTGGCCGGTATCATCATCGCCTCGGCGCTCAACCTGGTGGAGCGGGATATCGTGGCCTGGGCCCGCCGTCGCCGCACCCGTCTGGACGCGGCGGTCGCCCTGCTGGTCGCCGGCATCACTGTCGGCTACGACCTGATGATGGCGGTGCTGGCGGGCTTGGCCATCGCCATCCTGCTGTTCATCCGCCAACAAAGCCGTCTGCCGATCATCCACCGGCGAACGACCGCCATTGAGCGCCCCTCGGTGCGGCAACGGCCAGCCGAACAGGCCGCGCTGCTGGCTCGCCACGGCGATCGCATCGTGCTGTACGAACTGCGCGGCAACCTGTTTTTCGCCAAGGCCGATCAATTGTTCGAGCAGATGTTGCCGGACCTCGACCGGCACGCCTGGATCATCCTGCACCTGCGCCGGGTGCTGCACATCGACCTGTCCAGCGTGCGCCTGCTGCAACAGATCGCGGCGCGCCTGGGCACCCACGGCGGCGAGTTGCTGTTTTGCGAGGTTCACGAGAATCTGGGGCTGGGACCTTCGGTCGAGCGCACCCTGCGCCGGCTCAGCCTGAGCGACCGGCGGATCAACGTGCGGACCTTTCCCAGCACCGATCAGGCCCTGGAATATGCCGAGAACGCCCTCTTGTACGCGCTGGGATACGCGCCGACCGTCCGGGAAAGGCGCATACCCCTGCAAGAACTGGATTTGTGCCAAGGCATGAAGCCGGAGGAAATCGCCGCCCTGGCGGCGGTGCTACGGCCGCTCGAACTGGCTCGCGGCGAAAATCTGTTCTCGGCCGGTGATTCCGGCGCCGAACTGTATCTGCTCCTGCGGGGCCGGGTGGACATCCGCATCCTCGTGACCGCCGACCGTCATAAACGGCTGGCCGTTTTCGGACCGGGCACCCTGTTCGGAGAAGTCGCGTTCCTCGACCCCGGCCCGCGCACCGCCGAAGCCACGGCGATGAAGCCCAGCGAACTGCTGGTGTTGAATCGCGCCGATTTCAGCCAACTGCGGGAGACCCATCCGGACGCCGCCGTCGCCCTGCTGCTGGCGCTCGGCCAGATCCAAAGCCGGGCGATGCGCTGGAGCGCCAAGGAAATCCAGCGGCTGATGCAGTGGTAA
- a CDS encoding ferredoxin--NADP reductase: MKASDKYTVETITEIRTWASNLFSFKTTRSQSYRFIAGQFARLGVEDEHGDLVWRAYSICSAPYDDFLEFYSIVVSDGAFTSRLSQLKVGDPVLVEKRNYGYLTTDRFECGRDLWLLSTGTGLAPFLSILQEFDPWEHYENIVLVHSVRYRHELAYEEFIDSFKENELFAGHAHKLKYVQVVTRDQVERSALNGRITRLLSNGELEAHVGLPIDPERSRIMICGNPDMVQETRDLLTGRGLTLSLRGKPGNLAVENYW, translated from the coding sequence ATGAAGGCCAGCGACAAGTATACCGTGGAGACGATTACGGAAATCCGCACTTGGGCATCCAATCTGTTTTCCTTCAAAACCACCCGTAGCCAGTCCTACCGCTTCATCGCTGGCCAGTTTGCCCGGCTGGGTGTCGAGGATGAGCACGGCGATCTGGTTTGGCGGGCCTATTCGATCTGCTCGGCGCCCTACGACGATTTCCTGGAGTTCTACTCCATCGTCGTGTCCGATGGCGCCTTTACTTCGCGGCTATCGCAATTGAAGGTCGGCGATCCGGTTTTGGTGGAGAAGCGCAACTACGGCTATTTGACCACCGACCGCTTCGAGTGCGGCCGGGATCTGTGGCTGCTGTCCACCGGCACCGGGTTGGCGCCGTTCCTGTCCATCCTGCAGGAGTTCGACCCCTGGGAGCACTACGAGAACATCGTGCTGGTCCACAGCGTGCGTTATCGTCACGAACTGGCCTATGAGGAGTTCATCGATTCGTTCAAGGAGAACGAACTGTTCGCCGGGCATGCCCACAAGTTGAAATATGTGCAGGTGGTGACTCGCGATCAGGTCGAGCGCTCGGCGCTCAACGGCCGCATCACCCGCCTGTTGAGCAACGGCGAGCTGGAAGCGCATGTCGGCCTGCCGATCGATCCGGAGCGCTCCCGGATCATGATCTGCGGTAACCCCGATATGGTGCAGGAAACCCGCGACCTGCTGACCGGGCGTGGCCTGACCCTGAGCCTGCGCGGCAAACCGGGCAATCTGGCGGTGGAAAATTACTGGTGA
- a CDS encoding transporter substrate-binding domain-containing protein codes for MNNRPSIALAAVLLALALLLSPLARAQNTSQQLAASSVVETIKKRGAIRIGLSTFVPWAMRDKNGELVGYEIDVAKRLAEDMDVKAEFVPTAWDGIIPALLAGKFDVIVAGMSITPARNLTVNFTLPYANSGVHLVAHGKLAAGFSTLEDFNKPEVVLAVRRGATPATAAKRLMPKATLRQFDEDALALQEVLNGKAHAFVTSTPTPAFEALKHPDTLFLPIPEPFVQGAEGFALRKGDPDALNFFNNWIMLRQQDGWLKERHDYWFKTRDWASQVVE; via the coding sequence ATGAACAACCGTCCGTCCATCGCTTTGGCCGCTGTGTTGCTGGCGCTGGCCCTGCTCCTGTCACCGCTGGCCCGTGCTCAAAACACCAGCCAGCAGCTCGCCGCCAGCAGCGTGGTGGAAACCATCAAGAAGCGCGGAGCGATCAGGATCGGCCTGTCCACCTTCGTCCCCTGGGCGATGCGCGACAAGAACGGCGAACTGGTCGGCTACGAAATCGATGTGGCGAAACGGCTGGCCGAGGACATGGACGTAAAGGCCGAGTTCGTGCCCACCGCCTGGGACGGCATCATTCCGGCGCTGCTGGCCGGCAAGTTCGACGTAATCGTCGCCGGAATGTCGATCACCCCGGCACGCAATCTGACCGTCAATTTCACCCTGCCCTACGCCAATTCCGGCGTCCACCTGGTGGCCCACGGGAAACTGGCGGCCGGCTTTTCGACGCTGGAGGATTTCAACAAGCCCGAAGTGGTGCTGGCGGTGCGGCGCGGCGCGACACCGGCCACCGCCGCCAAGCGGCTGATGCCCAAGGCCACGCTGCGCCAGTTCGACGAAGACGCGCTGGCCTTGCAGGAAGTGCTGAACGGCAAGGCGCACGCCTTCGTCACCAGCACCCCGACCCCGGCGTTCGAGGCACTGAAGCATCCCGACACGCTGTTTCTGCCGATCCCCGAACCGTTCGTGCAGGGTGCCGAGGGCTTCGCGTTGCGCAAGGGCGATCCCGATGCCCTGAACTTTTTCAACAACTGGATCATGCTGCGCCAGCAGGACGGCTGGCTGAAGGAGCGGCACGACTACTGGTTCAAGACCCGCGACTGGGCCAGCCAAGTCGTCGAATAA
- a CDS encoding amino acid ABC transporter permease yields the protein MIKTSVSNWRRWRPAFDSLTFLAVLAGLGWLVVEGADTLHYNWQWYRVPQYLYRFEDGVFQPGPLLRGLGVTLELTGWSLLLTVVFGLSAALLQRSTSWAGHAVARVYVEIVRNTPMLVQLYLVYFVLAPILDMDRFAAAVLALAIFEGAFAAEIFRAGIDAIPRGQWEAGRTLGLSPYAVYRCVILPQAVRLVLPPLTGLAVSLIKHSALVSVIAVADLTTEGRNLIADTFMTFELWFTVAALYLALTVSLSLLVSWLERRLPVHGAGRG from the coding sequence ATGATTAAAACCTCTGTGTCGAACTGGCGGCGCTGGCGACCGGCGTTCGATAGTCTCACGTTTCTCGCCGTGCTGGCCGGGTTGGGCTGGCTCGTGGTCGAGGGCGCGGATACCCTGCATTACAACTGGCAGTGGTACCGGGTGCCGCAATATCTCTACCGGTTTGAGGACGGCGTGTTCCAGCCCGGCCCGCTGCTGCGCGGCTTGGGGGTGACGCTGGAACTGACCGGCTGGAGCCTGTTGCTGACGGTGGTGTTTGGGTTATCGGCGGCGCTGTTGCAGCGTTCGACCTCGTGGGCCGGGCATGCGGTGGCGCGGGTTTACGTGGAGATCGTTCGCAATACCCCGATGCTGGTGCAGCTCTATCTGGTCTATTTCGTGCTGGCGCCGATCCTGGACATGGACCGATTCGCGGCGGCGGTGCTGGCGCTGGCGATCTTTGAAGGGGCATTCGCGGCGGAAATTTTCCGCGCGGGTATCGATGCCATCCCGCGCGGCCAGTGGGAGGCCGGGCGGACGCTCGGACTATCGCCGTATGCCGTCTACCGCTGCGTGATCCTGCCGCAGGCTGTCCGCCTGGTGCTGCCGCCATTGACCGGGTTGGCGGTGTCGCTGATCAAGCATTCGGCCTTGGTCAGCGTGATCGCGGTGGCCGATTTGACCACCGAGGGCCGTAACCTGATCGCCGATACCTTCATGACGTTTGAGCTGTGGTTCACGGTGGCGGCGCTGTATCTGGCGCTGACTGTCAGTTTGTCGCTGTTGGTCAGTTGGCTGGAACGCCGCCTGCCGGTGCACGGTGCCGGGCGCGGCTGA
- the leuA gene encoding 2-isopropylmalate synthase, which translates to MNVDATRKYRPFPPIQLPDRRWPSQIITQAPIWCSSDLRDGNQALIEPMDRERKLRFFELLVRMGFKQIEVAFPSASQTDFDFVRDLIEGGRIPDDVAIQVLTQSREELIRRTFDSLRGAKRAIPHLYNATAPIFREVVFGLDRGGLLELARRGARLFAECAAEQPDTEWQFEYSPETFCFTEMDFALEVCETVLDIWQPTPERKAILNLPATVEVATPNVYADQIEWFCRHLSRRDAVIISIHPHNDRGTAVAAAELAMMAGADRVEGCLFGNGERTGNVDLITLGLNLYSQGIDPGLDFSVMNEIIRTTEYCNQIAVHPRHPYAGDLVFTAFSGSHQDAIKKGFTAQERRWATGDRRWEVPYLPIDPADLGRSYEAVIRVNSQSGKGGIAYLLEKDHDLRLPRRLQVEFSQRVQAIADTTGKELTSANIWAAFQAEYLQADQPFHFVEYRTAPDGHADGTCKLSTTIREHGRERLLSGKGNGPIDAFTDVLNRHFGLNVQVVDYHEHAIGAGADAMAVSYVEIRMNGEPNLRFGVGIDSNIVTASLRAVVSAVNRALRPAAGADEGVEESRRVVGLDG; encoded by the coding sequence ATGAACGTTGACGCCACCCGAAAATACCGTCCCTTCCCGCCCATCCAGTTGCCGGACCGGCGGTGGCCCTCGCAAATCATCACCCAGGCGCCGATCTGGTGCAGTTCGGATCTGCGCGACGGCAACCAGGCGCTGATCGAGCCGATGGACCGCGAACGCAAGCTCCGCTTCTTCGAACTGCTGGTCCGCATGGGTTTCAAGCAGATCGAAGTGGCGTTTCCCTCCGCTTCCCAAACCGACTTCGATTTCGTGCGCGATCTCATCGAGGGCGGGCGCATACCGGACGACGTGGCGATCCAAGTGCTCACCCAGTCCCGCGAGGAATTGATCCGTCGTACTTTCGACAGCCTGCGCGGCGCCAAGCGCGCGATTCCGCATCTTTATAACGCCACCGCGCCAATATTCCGCGAGGTGGTGTTCGGCCTTGACCGCGGCGGCTTGCTCGAACTGGCCCGTCGCGGCGCCCGACTGTTCGCCGAATGCGCCGCCGAACAACCGGACACCGAATGGCAGTTCGAGTATTCGCCGGAAACCTTCTGTTTCACCGAGATGGATTTCGCGCTGGAAGTCTGCGAGACCGTGCTCGATATCTGGCAACCGACGCCGGAGCGCAAGGCGATTCTCAATCTGCCGGCGACCGTCGAAGTGGCGACACCCAACGTCTACGCCGATCAGATCGAGTGGTTCTGCCGCCATCTCTCGCGCCGCGACGCCGTGATCATCAGCATACATCCCCACAATGATCGGGGTACCGCCGTGGCCGCCGCCGAACTGGCGATGATGGCGGGCGCCGACCGGGTCGAGGGTTGTTTGTTCGGCAATGGCGAGCGCACCGGCAACGTTGACCTGATCACACTGGGGCTGAATCTTTACAGCCAAGGCATCGATCCCGGTCTGGATTTTTCGGTGATGAATGAGATCATCCGCACCACGGAATATTGCAACCAGATCGCGGTGCATCCACGACATCCCTATGCCGGCGACTTGGTTTTTACCGCCTTTTCCGGCTCGCACCAGGACGCGATCAAGAAGGGTTTCACCGCCCAGGAACGGCGTTGGGCGACCGGCGACCGGCGCTGGGAGGTACCCTATCTGCCGATCGACCCGGCTGACCTGGGCCGCAGCTACGAAGCGGTGATCCGGGTCAACAGCCAGTCCGGCAAAGGCGGCATCGCTTACCTGCTGGAGAAGGATCACGATCTGCGGCTGCCCCGCCGCTTGCAGGTCGAGTTCAGTCAGCGGGTGCAGGCCATCGCCGACACTACCGGCAAGGAACTCACTTCGGCAAATATCTGGGCGGCGTTTCAGGCTGAATATCTGCAAGCGGACCAGCCGTTTCATTTCGTTGAGTACCGCACCGCGCCCGACGGTCACGCCGATGGTACCTGCAAGCTGAGCACGACGATTCGCGAGCATGGACGGGAGCGGCTGCTCTCGGGCAAGGGTAACGGCCCGATCGACGCCTTTACCGACGTACTGAACCGGCATTTTGGCCTGAATGTCCAGGTGGTGGATTACCACGAACACGCCATCGGCGCCGGCGCCGATGCCATGGCCGTGTCCTATGTCGAGATCCGCATGAACGGGGAGCCCAACTTGCGGTTTGGGGTCGGCATCGACAGCAACATCGTCACCGCATCGCTGAGGGCGGTGGTCAGCGCGGTTAACCGGGCACTGCGGCCGGCGGCCGGCGCGGATGAAGGCGTTGAGGAATCGCGACGGGTCGTCGGACTGGATGGATAA
- a CDS encoding cytochrome b/b6 domain-containing protein — translation MTEKLEAPRIVKIWDLPTRLFHWTLVGLMIVQWWTAENSGTMDYHVWGGYAVLVLVLFRLIWGVAGSETARFSDFVRGPGAALAYVRALLRGETPLYLGHNPMGGWSIVLMLALLLVQAGTGLFANDDILIEGPLYSWVSKDSSDWLTSIHRFNFNLLLAVIAIHVAAVLFYLLVKRENLIHPMLSGRRRLPPELVGRVPRLVSPWRGLAALVVVGLSVWLLVR, via the coding sequence ATGACCGAAAAACTGGAAGCCCCGCGGATCGTTAAAATTTGGGATCTGCCGACCCGGCTGTTTCATTGGACTCTGGTGGGACTGATGATCGTCCAGTGGTGGACCGCCGAAAACAGTGGAACCATGGACTATCACGTCTGGGGCGGCTACGCGGTGTTGGTACTGGTGTTGTTCCGCCTGATTTGGGGCGTGGCGGGCAGCGAGACCGCCCGGTTCAGCGATTTCGTGCGCGGGCCGGGCGCGGCGCTGGCTTACGTCAGAGCCCTGTTGCGTGGCGAGACACCGCTCTATTTGGGCCATAACCCCATGGGGGGATGGTCGATTGTGCTGATGTTGGCGCTGCTGCTGGTGCAAGCCGGCACCGGACTGTTTGCCAACGACGATATTTTGATCGAAGGGCCGCTGTACTCGTGGGTCTCGAAAGACAGCAGTGATTGGCTGACCAGCATTCATCGTTTCAACTTTAACCTATTGCTGGCGGTGATCGCCATCCACGTCGCGGCGGTGCTGTTTTATCTGCTGGTCAAGCGCGAAAACCTGATTCACCCGATGCTCAGCGGCCGCAGACGGTTACCACCGGAGCTGGTCGGACGGGTCCCGCGCCTGGTCAGTCCGTGGCGCGGGCTGGCGGCGCTGGTGGTCGTGGGTTTGAGCGTCTGGTTGCTGGTGCGCTGA
- a CDS encoding cytochrome c, translating to MNKLYIGLAGSILSLSFLTAASAADPKPEDAVRYRQSVYTVIGWHFKPIGAMMKGEIPFDAAAVARHAQYVEMMSKTAIEGFPKGSGPDAVKDTEAKPEIWTHWDQFEAKMNDFQEAAIKLTEVAKGGDQGAIKAQFGKTAETCKACHKEFRTD from the coding sequence ATGAATAAGCTATATATCGGTTTAGCGGGTAGCATACTGAGCTTGAGCTTTCTGACCGCGGCGAGCGCGGCCGACCCGAAACCGGAAGATGCCGTCCGTTACCGACAATCCGTCTACACCGTGATCGGATGGCACTTCAAACCCATCGGCGCGATGATGAAGGGCGAAATCCCGTTCGACGCCGCCGCCGTGGCGCGTCACGCGCAGTATGTCGAAATGATGAGCAAGACGGCCATCGAGGGCTTTCCGAAAGGCTCCGGCCCGGACGCGGTGAAGGATACCGAGGCCAAACCGGAAATCTGGACCCACTGGGACCAGTTCGAAGCCAAAATGAACGATTTCCAAGAGGCGGCCATCAAACTGACCGAAGTGGCCAAGGGCGGCGATCAGGGTGCCATCAAAGCGCAGTTCGGCAAAACCGCCGAAACTTGCAAGGCTTGCCACAAGGAATTCCGCACGGACTGA
- a CDS encoding cupin domain-containing protein, whose translation MRSESGNLLAGLPASLAAEQFDLLLQTGACRLERIVSSGHATPPGEWYDQDGDEWVVLLQGQAELRFADEDTVRSLEPGNYLWIPAHRRHRVERTSHNPPAIWLALHLHIAG comes from the coding sequence ATGAGATCCGAAAGTGGTAATCTTCTGGCCGGTCTTCCAGCCAGCCTGGCGGCGGAGCAATTCGACCTGCTGCTGCAAACCGGCGCCTGCCGCCTGGAGCGCATCGTTTCCAGCGGCCATGCCACCCCGCCCGGCGAGTGGTACGACCAGGATGGCGACGAGTGGGTCGTATTGCTGCAAGGCCAGGCGGAACTGCGTTTCGCCGACGAAGACACCGTGCGATCGCTGGAACCCGGCAACTACCTTTGGATTCCCGCGCATCGTCGCCACCGGGTAGAACGGACCAGCCACAACCCGCCAGCGATCTGGCTCGCGCTCCATCTTCACATAGCCGGCTGA
- a CDS encoding pseudouridine synthase, whose translation MPRLILLNKPYGVLSQFTDPTSRLTLADYLPIPGVYVAGRLDRDSEGLLALTDDGALQARISHPRYKESKTYWAQVEGEPTEAALEPLRRGIELSDGLTRPAMVQRIPEPAGLWPRDPPIRYRAAIPTVWLEITLREGRNRQVRRMTAAIGHPTLRLVRWRIGDWALDGLQPGQWREVPAVASSPGRVRSHRDGSGPRRALLTR comes from the coding sequence ATGCCACGCCTGATCCTGCTCAACAAACCCTACGGCGTCCTCAGCCAGTTCACTGACCCGACCAGCCGCCTGACCCTGGCCGACTATCTGCCGATTCCCGGCGTGTATGTGGCGGGTCGGCTGGATCGGGATAGCGAAGGGCTGCTGGCGCTGACCGACGACGGCGCGCTGCAAGCCCGCATCAGCCACCCGCGTTACAAAGAATCCAAAACCTATTGGGCGCAGGTGGAAGGCGAGCCCACGGAAGCGGCTCTGGAGCCGTTGCGTCGAGGCATCGAACTCAGCGACGGCCTCACCCGACCCGCCATGGTCCAGCGCATCCCGGAACCCGCCGGGCTATGGCCGCGCGATCCGCCGATCCGTTACCGGGCGGCGATCCCGACCGTCTGGCTGGAAATCACGCTGCGCGAGGGCCGCAACCGCCAGGTCCGACGCATGACCGCCGCCATCGGCCATCCGACCCTGCGGCTTGTGCGCTGGCGAATCGGCGATTGGGCGCTGGACGGTTTGCAACCCGGCCAGTGGCGGGAAGTACCGGCGGTCGCCTCATCTCCTGGTCGTGTCCGGAGCCATCGCGATGGCTCCGGGCCTCGCCGTGCCCTCCTGACCCGATGA
- a CDS encoding patatin-like phospholipase family protein, with translation MRDCRANRSLSCLLLALMALVALGPARLEAATAERPRIGLVLGGGGARGVAHVGVLRFLEEMHIPVDCVVGTSMGSIIGGLYASGMTPSDMDKTLKRINWPEVFSDGPPRADLPWRTKQEQRILLTNAAIGVHGGKVQLPQGLLQGQNLLLLLQELSLPAAEIHDFDRLKVPYRAVATDIATGNPVVLGSGDLAKAMRASMSIPSALVPVELDGKLLVDGGISDNLPIDVVRKLCQPDVIIAVDVGAPLAPTNELTSVLSITNQLTTILTVRNVEQQVKTLGNKDVLIVPDLKDLGSTDFDRSPEAVIIGYDAAQASRKELSRLSLSVADYQAYTAALPSIPDTDRPVIDFIRIKNNTRLSDQTIASQVRIQPGDRLDPQELNRNLNIIYGMGDFQAVDYSLVEENGKTGLIVEAKERYIGTDTLELGLSFGASLRGESLFSLTAAYTMGQMNSLGGEWRSIAQIGGNIGLSTDFYQPLDADQTYFIDPFASYTAYNLTLQDLSQYRVYRTSIGVAVGRNLEHWGRLSLGLRYGGGHNDLRIGESDENEGEFDEGGYSIRWGMDTLDNINFPTSGYYSDINFYDSRTALGASNDFSTLSLEAAKAFTWNKYSLIPRFRLAGRLSGELGLQDLFLLGGFLNLSGYQTNQLAGQYAALGELIAMYRLDNASAAFTIPIYAGGSLEVGGVWQDLSDIDFASLIPAGSLFLGADTPLGPFYLSGGWAKGGNTSLYILLGRQF, from the coding sequence ATGCGCGACTGTCGAGCCAACCGCTCTCTATCCTGCCTGTTGCTCGCCTTGATGGCGTTGGTCGCGCTCGGTCCAGCCCGTCTTGAGGCCGCGACGGCGGAGCGCCCCCGCATTGGTCTGGTGCTAGGTGGTGGCGGCGCCCGCGGCGTGGCTCACGTCGGCGTGCTCCGCTTTCTGGAGGAAATGCACATCCCCGTCGATTGCGTCGTCGGCACCAGCATGGGCTCGATCATCGGTGGCTTGTATGCCTCCGGCATGACACCCAGCGACATGGATAAAACGCTCAAGCGGATCAATTGGCCGGAGGTGTTTAGCGACGGCCCGCCACGCGCCGACCTGCCATGGCGGACCAAGCAAGAACAGCGGATTCTGTTGACCAACGCCGCGATCGGCGTCCATGGCGGCAAGGTCCAACTGCCTCAGGGATTGCTGCAAGGCCAGAACCTGCTGCTGTTGCTGCAGGAACTATCGTTGCCGGCGGCCGAAATCCATGACTTCGATCGGCTCAAGGTGCCGTACCGGGCTGTCGCGACCGATATCGCCACCGGCAACCCGGTTGTGCTGGGTTCCGGCGATCTGGCCAAGGCCATGCGCGCCAGCATGTCGATTCCGAGCGCGCTGGTGCCGGTCGAACTGGATGGCAAGCTATTGGTGGACGGCGGGATCTCGGACAATCTGCCCATCGACGTGGTGCGGAAACTATGCCAGCCGGATGTCATCATCGCCGTGGACGTGGGCGCGCCGCTGGCCCCCACCAACGAGCTGACTTCGGTGCTGTCGATCACCAACCAACTCACCACCATCCTGACCGTGCGCAACGTCGAACAGCAGGTAAAGACGCTGGGGAACAAGGACGTGCTGATCGTGCCGGATCTCAAGGATCTGGGCAGCACCGATTTCGATCGCTCGCCGGAAGCGGTCATCATCGGCTACGACGCCGCCCAGGCCTCGCGCAAGGAGCTAAGCCGGTTGTCGCTTTCGGTGGCCGACTACCAAGCCTACACCGCCGCGCTGCCGTCAATACCCGATACCGACCGCCCCGTCATCGACTTTATCCGGATCAAAAACAACACCCGGCTGTCCGACCAAACCATCGCCAGTCAAGTGCGGATTCAGCCCGGCGACCGGCTCGATCCGCAGGAGCTCAACCGCAACCTCAACATCATTTACGGCATGGGCGATTTCCAGGCGGTCGATTACTCGCTGGTCGAGGAAAACGGCAAGACCGGGCTGATCGTCGAAGCCAAGGAACGCTACATCGGCACGGACACGCTGGAGTTGGGCCTATCTTTTGGCGCCAGCCTGCGAGGCGAATCGCTATTCTCGCTCACCGCCGCCTACACCATGGGGCAAATGAACTCGTTGGGCGGGGAGTGGCGCTCCATCGCCCAAATCGGTGGCAACATCGGACTGTCCACCGACTTCTATCAACCGCTCGACGCCGACCAAACCTATTTCATCGACCCCTTTGCCAGCTATACAGCGTACAACCTGACGCTACAGGATCTTTCGCAATACCGGGTTTACCGGACCAGCATCGGCGTGGCGGTGGGACGCAACCTGGAACACTGGGGCCGTCTCTCGCTGGGTCTGCGCTACGGCGGAGGCCACAACGATCTCCGCATCGGAGAGTCGGACGAAAACGAAGGCGAGTTCGACGAGGGCGGCTACTCGATCCGCTGGGGGATGGATACGCTGGATAACATCAATTTCCCGACCTCGGGGTATTACAGCGACATCAATTTCTACGACTCCCGAACCGCCCTGGGCGCCAGCAACGACTTCAGCACGCTTAGCCTGGAAGCCGCCAAGGCTTTCACCTGGAACAAGTACTCTCTCATCCCGCGCTTCAGGCTGGCGGGCCGGCTTTCCGGAGAACTTGGCCTCCAGGATCTGTTTCTGCTCGGGGGCTTCCTCAATCTGTCGGGCTACCAGACCAACCAACTCGCGGGGCAATACGCCGCGCTCGGCGAACTGATCGCCATGTACCGGCTGGACAATGCCTCGGCGGCTTTCACCATTCCCATATACGCCGGCGGCTCGCTGGAAGTCGGCGGGGTCTGGCAAGATCTCAGCGACATCGACTTTGCCTCGCTGATCCCCGCGGGCAGTCTGTTCCTGGGCGCGGATACGCCATTGGGGCCATTCTATCTATCCGGCGGTTGGGCCAAGGGCGGCAACACCTCGCTCTACATCCTGCTGGGCCGACAGTTCTGA